Proteins found in one Planctomycetes bacterium MalM25 genomic segment:
- the gfo_2 gene encoding Glucose--fructose oxidoreductase precursor, producing MNLTDEQKAIGKDNFERVTGELLDSNESRRDFLKEVSLAGAVAGVGFGGAYWGYGKALDDRLRVGVIGTGDEGNVLIGALNPDFIEVKAIADIRPYSRHRAFYGDNYSPSAAKARPGLCKVYGYADRDAAEKDISVYEDYHDLLAQDDIEAVIIALPLWMHHPAAVEAMQAGKHVLTEKLMAWDVAQCKEMARVADATGLLLATGHQRHYSVLYDNAVDTIRRGLIGDIHHIRAQWHRGNLPGKDSWTPPLPQELPLEEVKNLIRAARKLPNKAEARAAEEQIKATHKLALEYETWQKVRDGKHPKFQNMTVAEIEEWRVKVEQRKAQLEDIAADAAGWGYETNEGDYDHPRSALEELIRWRIWDRTGGGLMAELGSHQLDASGIFISSQFEARSSGKAAKVNPLSVTAVGGRHIFPHDRDCDDHVYASYEYPAKGYFEDNDPTSDKVADENKKSVVTYSSINGNGFGGYGEVVMGTAGTLILEREKDVMLYSKSNVDTKVSVNDDKNALVDSYETGGNAPAAQALTQEVSRGYQEEIEHWASCIRNGEPAETLHCHPKVALADAVIALTTNLAIKKQERIEFNPEWFDPKSDAVPYGRAPEKADAVKVPKLPVS from the coding sequence ATGAACCTGACCGACGAGCAGAAGGCGATCGGCAAAGACAATTTCGAACGGGTGACCGGCGAGCTGCTGGACTCCAACGAGTCGCGGCGCGACTTCCTCAAGGAGGTCTCGCTCGCCGGCGCGGTAGCGGGCGTCGGCTTCGGGGGCGCCTACTGGGGCTACGGCAAGGCGCTCGACGACCGCCTGCGCGTGGGCGTGATCGGCACGGGCGACGAGGGCAACGTCCTCATCGGCGCGCTCAACCCGGACTTCATTGAGGTCAAGGCGATCGCCGACATCCGGCCGTACAGCCGGCACCGCGCGTTCTACGGCGACAACTACAGCCCTTCGGCCGCCAAGGCTCGCCCCGGCCTGTGCAAGGTCTACGGCTACGCCGACCGCGACGCGGCCGAGAAGGACATCAGTGTCTACGAGGACTACCACGACCTGCTCGCGCAAGACGACATCGAGGCGGTGATCATCGCCCTGCCCCTCTGGATGCACCACCCGGCCGCCGTCGAAGCAATGCAAGCCGGCAAGCACGTGCTGACCGAGAAGCTGATGGCGTGGGACGTCGCCCAGTGCAAGGAGATGGCCCGGGTCGCCGACGCGACCGGCCTGCTGCTCGCCACGGGTCACCAGCGCCACTACAGCGTGCTGTACGACAACGCGGTCGACACGATCCGCCGCGGCCTGATCGGCGACATCCACCACATCCGCGCCCAATGGCACCGTGGCAACCTGCCGGGCAAGGACAGCTGGACCCCGCCGCTGCCGCAAGAGCTGCCGCTCGAAGAGGTCAAGAACCTAATTCGTGCGGCCCGCAAGCTCCCGAATAAAGCGGAAGCGAGGGCCGCCGAGGAGCAAATCAAGGCGACCCATAAGCTCGCGCTTGAGTACGAGACCTGGCAGAAGGTACGAGATGGAAAGCACCCTAAGTTCCAGAACATGACGGTCGCGGAGATCGAAGAGTGGCGGGTCAAGGTCGAGCAGCGCAAAGCGCAGCTCGAAGACATCGCTGCCGACGCCGCCGGCTGGGGATACGAAACTAACGAGGGCGACTACGATCACCCGCGTTCGGCGCTCGAAGAACTCATCCGCTGGCGGATCTGGGACCGGACGGGCGGCGGCCTGATGGCCGAGCTCGGCAGCCACCAGCTCGACGCGTCGGGAATCTTCATCAGTTCGCAGTTCGAGGCCCGTTCTTCTGGGAAAGCGGCCAAGGTCAACCCGCTCAGCGTCACCGCGGTGGGCGGACGGCACATCTTCCCGCACGACCGCGACTGCGACGACCACGTCTACGCCAGCTACGAGTACCCGGCCAAGGGGTACTTCGAGGACAACGACCCGACGTCCGACAAGGTCGCCGACGAGAACAAGAAGAGCGTCGTCACCTACTCGTCGATCAACGGCAACGGCTTCGGCGGCTACGGCGAGGTGGTCATGGGCACCGCCGGCACGCTCATCCTGGAGCGTGAGAAGGACGTCATGCTCTACAGCAAGTCGAACGTCGACACCAAGGTCAGCGTCAACGACGACAAGAACGCCCTGGTCGACTCGTACGAGACCGGCGGCAACGCCCCGGCGGCCCAAGCCCTGACCCAAGAGGTCAGCCGCGGCTACCAAGAAGAGATCGAGCACTGGGCCTCCTGCATCCGCAACGGCGAGCCCGCCGAGACGCTCCACTGCCACCCGAAGGTCGCCCTGGCCGACGCGGTCATCGCGTTGACCACGAACCTCGCGATCAAGAAGCAGGAACGGATAGAGTTCAACCCCGAGTGGTTCGACCCGAAGAGCGACGCGGTCCCCTACGGCCGCGCCCCCGAGAAGGCGGACGCGGTGAAGGTCCCCAAGCTACCGGTCTCCTGA
- the hprA gene encoding Glycerate dehydrogenase produces the protein MPTPPPPQRLVLCYPVEEKHVQQIEKALDSLGIEAEVVDAGQERVADELLDADLYCGHAKVPVPWDEIVRRGRLRWIQSSAAGMDHCLVPEVIDSEIMVSSASGVLADQVADHTFALLLGVLRSLPTFFEAKAKREFIRRPTRDLHGARVGIVGFGGNGRRLYEVLKPFRTKVWATDYFPENAPEGLQALLPADALEEMLPQVDLLILAAPLNEQTRGMIDAKRLALLPESAVLVNMARGPLVVEEALADALESGRLAGAGIDVTEVEPLDPSSRLWELPNLIITPHVGGQASRRLDDMTDFLCENLRRYFRGELPRNYLAEKRLGFPHPSHAAWAESTQ, from the coding sequence ATGCCGACCCCTCCGCCCCCCCAACGCTTGGTCCTTTGCTATCCCGTCGAGGAGAAGCACGTCCAGCAGATCGAAAAGGCCCTCGATTCCCTGGGAATCGAAGCGGAGGTCGTTGATGCGGGCCAGGAGCGGGTCGCCGACGAGCTGCTCGACGCGGACCTCTACTGCGGCCACGCCAAGGTCCCCGTCCCCTGGGACGAGATCGTCCGGCGGGGGCGGCTCCGCTGGATTCAGAGCTCGGCGGCGGGCATGGACCACTGCCTCGTGCCGGAAGTGATCGATTCGGAGATCATGGTCTCCAGCGCCTCGGGCGTTCTGGCCGATCAGGTCGCCGACCACACCTTCGCCCTGCTCTTAGGGGTGTTGCGGAGCTTGCCGACCTTTTTCGAGGCCAAGGCGAAACGGGAGTTCATCCGCCGCCCGACGCGTGATCTGCACGGCGCCCGTGTCGGCATCGTCGGCTTTGGCGGCAACGGCAGACGGCTCTACGAGGTGCTCAAGCCGTTCCGTACTAAGGTCTGGGCGACCGACTACTTCCCGGAGAACGCCCCCGAGGGGCTCCAGGCCCTGTTGCCAGCGGACGCGCTCGAGGAGATGCTGCCGCAGGTCGATCTCCTGATCCTGGCAGCGCCGCTGAACGAGCAGACGCGCGGCATGATCGACGCGAAACGCCTTGCTTTGCTGCCCGAGAGTGCGGTCCTGGTGAACATGGCGCGTGGGCCGCTGGTCGTCGAAGAGGCTTTAGCCGACGCCCTGGAATCAGGGCGACTGGCTGGCGCTGGCATTGATGTGACCGAAGTGGAACCTCTCGATCCATCGAGTCGTCTGTGGGAGTTGCCGAACCTTATCATCACCCCTCACGTAGGGGGGCAAGCGAGCCGACGCCTTGATGACATGACCGATTTCCTTTGCGAAAACCTGCGGCGATACTTCCGTGGCGAACTACCACGGAACTACCTGGCCGAAAAACGACTCGGGTTCCCGCACCCGTCGCACGCCGCCTGGGCGGAATCGACCCAGTAA
- the prkC_4 gene encoding Serine/threonine-protein kinase PrkC — translation MRRSPPAELGVCTPLRMNTTVIQQSKTLTFHGDPPGPQENAVLCHRYDDLIQAERLGWTEHLRLKSLLGTGGQGVVYLSERRGADAFTLPVALKFFSPERYSSERAYDEAMHRIAVVSGRVAQIAHDNLIDVQNFIERDRIRILEMEWVDGYDLDLLLTPAMLKRAQKSVSSRRWEYINNVIATSGPVRPRLKPGMAVSIMREIVAGLAALHREEIVHGDIKPSNIMVKRTGNAKIIDIGSAIDLNDMPSQRTCTPQYAAPEMLEREEFTPRSDLASLGYVLIELLSGQPLFAGINDYAKLLEAKRTLPQRLDSLLPDEVTDSDLLMGICRRLTAPDPMLRYGSAEEADTAELGLAEFQRSLVRGDLASEYENELRVWLEELD, via the coding sequence ATGCGACGAAGCCCCCCCGCCGAGCTTGGCGTCTGCACGCCACTCCGTATGAACACGACGGTCATCCAACAGAGTAAGACGCTCACTTTCCACGGCGATCCTCCTGGCCCGCAGGAGAACGCCGTGCTGTGCCACCGGTACGACGACCTGATCCAGGCGGAGCGGCTCGGCTGGACCGAGCACCTGCGGCTGAAGAGCCTGCTGGGCACGGGAGGGCAGGGGGTCGTTTACCTGAGCGAGCGGCGTGGCGCCGACGCGTTCACGCTGCCGGTCGCCCTGAAATTCTTCTCGCCCGAGCGGTACAGCAGCGAGCGGGCCTACGACGAGGCGATGCACCGCATCGCGGTGGTCAGTGGTCGGGTCGCGCAGATCGCGCACGACAACCTGATCGACGTCCAGAACTTCATCGAACGGGACCGCATCCGGATCCTGGAGATGGAGTGGGTCGATGGCTACGACCTCGACCTGCTGCTCACCCCCGCCATGCTGAAACGCGCTCAGAAGAGCGTCAGCAGCCGGCGTTGGGAGTACATCAACAACGTGATCGCCACCAGCGGGCCGGTCCGCCCCCGGCTGAAGCCGGGCATGGCGGTCTCGATCATGCGTGAGATCGTGGCCGGCCTCGCCGCGCTGCACCGCGAGGAGATCGTCCACGGCGACATCAAGCCCTCCAACATCATGGTGAAGCGGACGGGCAACGCGAAGATCATCGATATCGGTTCGGCGATCGACCTGAACGACATGCCGTCGCAGCGGACCTGCACGCCGCAGTACGCCGCGCCCGAGATGCTCGAACGCGAGGAGTTCACCCCGCGATCGGACCTGGCGAGCCTCGGCTACGTGCTGATCGAGTTGCTCTCGGGCCAACCCCTCTTCGCCGGGATCAACGACTACGCGAAATTGCTCGAAGCGAAACGGACGCTGCCGCAACGGCTCGACTCGCTGCTCCCCGACGAGGTGACCGACAGCGACCTGCTGATGGGCATCTGCCGCCGGCTCACCGCGCCGGACCCGATGCTCCGCTACGGCAGCGCCGAGGAGGCCGACACCGCCGAGCTCGGCCTCGCCGAGTTCCAGCGTTCGCTCGTGCGTGGCGACCTGGCCAGTGAGTACGAGAACGAGCTGCGGGTCTGGCTCGAAGAACTCGACTGA
- the dus_2 gene encoding putative tRNA-dihydrouridine synthase has product MPNGITAISPTTAPGPGAADGVLPIAQPFKIGDLLVDPPILQAPMAGYTNYAFRQIVRGFGGAGLLATEMVNARGFVWLDEQEATHPDRLWGVADEPRPLAVQIWDNEPEVLAKVGRRLATEYGVSVVDINFGCPVRQVTERAKSGSYLLRTPDKMGEIIERVVEACHPTPVTAKTRLGCSRDKINIIDVAQIVEGAGAAALTVHGRTAADMFRGEASWDLISQIKPHLKKIPLIGNGDLDSADKVVEAFRNWNVDGVMIARASLNKPWLFQQAAAALRGEPVPPDPTLEEERELMIEHFRLVCDRFGEERGAVLMRKFACCYAQGRHGAREFRKHVVMIETAEEFFAVVERYFPRS; this is encoded by the coding sequence ATGCCCAACGGAATCACCGCCATCTCGCCGACGACCGCGCCCGGCCCGGGAGCCGCTGACGGCGTGCTGCCAATCGCGCAGCCGTTCAAGATCGGCGACCTGCTGGTTGATCCGCCGATCCTCCAGGCCCCGATGGCGGGCTACACGAACTACGCCTTCCGGCAGATCGTGCGCGGTTTCGGTGGCGCCGGTCTGTTGGCGACCGAGATGGTCAACGCCCGCGGCTTCGTCTGGCTCGACGAGCAAGAAGCGACACACCCCGACCGCCTGTGGGGCGTCGCCGACGAGCCGCGTCCCCTCGCCGTGCAGATCTGGGACAACGAGCCCGAGGTCCTCGCCAAGGTCGGCCGGCGATTGGCTACCGAGTACGGCGTGTCGGTCGTTGACATCAACTTCGGTTGCCCGGTCCGCCAAGTGACCGAGCGCGCCAAGAGCGGCAGCTATCTGCTCCGCACGCCCGACAAGATGGGCGAGATCATCGAGCGCGTGGTCGAAGCGTGCCACCCGACCCCGGTCACCGCGAAGACCCGTCTCGGCTGCAGCCGGGACAAGATCAACATCATCGACGTGGCACAGATCGTCGAGGGCGCCGGCGCGGCGGCGCTAACGGTCCACGGGCGGACGGCGGCCGACATGTTCCGCGGCGAGGCGTCGTGGGACCTGATCAGTCAGATCAAACCGCACCTGAAGAAGATCCCGCTGATCGGCAACGGTGACCTCGATTCGGCCGACAAGGTCGTCGAGGCGTTCCGCAACTGGAACGTCGACGGGGTGATGATCGCCCGGGCGAGCCTCAACAAGCCGTGGCTCTTCCAGCAGGCGGCCGCCGCCCTGCGGGGCGAGCCGGTCCCGCCCGATCCGACGCTCGAAGAAGAACGCGAGTTGATGATCGAGCACTTCCGGCTCGTCTGCGATCGCTTCGGCGAGGAGCGGGGCGCCGTGCTGATGCGGAAATTCGCCTGCTGCTACGCCCAGGGCCGCCACGGCGCCCGGGAATTCCGCAAGCACGTCGTGATGATCGAGACCGCCGAGGAGTTTTTCGCGGTCGTGGAACGGTACTTTCCACGCAGCTAG
- a CDS encoding hypothetical protein (SLA1 homology domain 1, SHD1): protein MSHRLATASLFGFLALTASPAEARKWTDTTGAYTIEAELIGFDDDHVILQRDADSELGSVPLEKLSETDRNFLKRQDAAGTARGVIDAPQLWTLRSGLKAPGKLVDYTRREVTLQRKRGHVYVNGRRFDNLPKIYQKVVPQLVGEFEGNQVADGDSLEKWLVHRKGQPVQYTVDGVVMEIESGDEYALPFFLFSENDLQVLQPGWDAWLQAHGDYDQQQDHSFELQSLAAAYQQDAAERRQIAQLQLGMQAVEAGVTSLWEVTLYPGRGVGGPPLWVVVPGRDSRVAQQNAIARNPGYVAGPVRRVSR, encoded by the coding sequence ATGTCGCACCGTCTCGCCACCGCCTCGCTCTTCGGTTTTCTCGCCCTGACTGCCAGCCCGGCGGAGGCCCGGAAGTGGACCGACACGACCGGCGCCTACACGATCGAAGCGGAGCTGATCGGCTTCGATGACGACCACGTCATCCTGCAACGCGACGCCGACAGCGAACTGGGCAGCGTGCCGCTGGAGAAGCTCTCCGAAACCGATCGCAATTTCCTCAAGCGACAGGACGCCGCCGGCACGGCGCGCGGCGTGATCGACGCGCCGCAGCTCTGGACGCTCCGCTCGGGCCTGAAGGCGCCCGGCAAGCTGGTCGACTACACCCGCCGCGAGGTGACCCTCCAGCGCAAGCGGGGCCACGTATATGTGAACGGCCGGCGGTTTGACAACCTGCCGAAGATTTACCAGAAGGTTGTGCCGCAGCTCGTGGGCGAGTTCGAAGGGAACCAAGTTGCCGACGGCGACTCGCTGGAGAAGTGGCTCGTGCACCGCAAGGGCCAGCCGGTCCAGTACACGGTGGACGGCGTCGTCATGGAGATCGAGAGCGGGGACGAATACGCCCTGCCGTTCTTCTTGTTCTCGGAGAACGACCTGCAAGTCCTCCAGCCGGGCTGGGACGCCTGGCTCCAAGCACACGGCGACTACGACCAGCAGCAGGACCACTCGTTCGAGCTGCAATCGCTCGCCGCCGCCTACCAGCAGGACGCCGCCGAACGCCGCCAGATCGCGCAGCTGCAACTCGGCATGCAAGCGGTCGAGGCGGGGGTCACCTCCCTGTGGGAAGTGACCCTCTACCCGGGGCGGGGCGTCGGCGGCCCGCCGCTGTGGGTCGTTGTGCCGGGGCGCGACAGCCGCGTCGCGCAGCAGAACGCCATCGCGCGCAACCCGGGCTACGTCGCCGGACCGGTGCGCCGCGTGAGCCGCTGA
- the mgtE gene encoding Magnesium transporter MgtE, with product MEASIEEADTAPAAAKLGELLENEADAALLAQLLDGLSPRDTARVVCELPAERQADLLTRLAPKTAADLLDDLPDVTAVEAIEAMPANAAAPVVHSLPSDDQADLIGAMGAHSAAAVLAELAEDEAERIAELAAYPNDTAGGLMATEVVALRDIATVATTLRRLRDRAEQLRQLDVQYAYVVAKGRKLLGVLRLRDLLLAKESSRLSEIMIANPIAVKADLGLSDLDSYFAEHAFLGAPVVDEDNRLLGVVSRQAVDQATQDQANSDFRRSMGVVVEELRSMPTLRRSRMRLSWLSVNIVLNVIAASVIAAYQDTLSRVIALAVFLPIISDMSGCSGNQSVAVSMRELSLGLIRPKEWLRVWSKEAGVGLINGLVLGGLLGVVAGIYGDNAWLGLVVGGALAINTLVAVLLGAIMPLALKLARVDPALASSPILTTVTDMCGFFAALSLATLMLDRLV from the coding sequence ATGGAAGCGTCGATCGAAGAAGCCGACACGGCGCCCGCCGCGGCGAAGCTTGGTGAACTGCTGGAGAACGAAGCGGACGCCGCCTTGCTCGCGCAGTTGCTCGATGGCCTGAGCCCCCGCGATACGGCGCGTGTCGTCTGCGAGTTGCCAGCGGAGCGTCAGGCGGATCTCCTCACCCGATTGGCGCCGAAAACGGCCGCCGACCTGCTGGACGACCTGCCCGACGTGACCGCCGTCGAGGCGATCGAGGCGATGCCCGCCAACGCCGCCGCGCCGGTCGTGCACAGCCTGCCGAGCGATGATCAGGCCGACCTCATCGGCGCCATGGGCGCCCATTCGGCCGCGGCGGTCCTCGCCGAGTTGGCCGAGGACGAGGCCGAGCGGATCGCGGAACTGGCAGCTTACCCCAACGACACGGCGGGGGGACTCATGGCGACCGAGGTGGTCGCGCTACGCGATATCGCGACCGTCGCCACCACGCTGCGACGATTGCGAGACCGCGCCGAGCAACTCCGACAACTCGACGTGCAGTACGCGTACGTCGTCGCCAAGGGGCGCAAGCTCCTCGGGGTGCTCCGGCTGCGTGACCTGCTGCTTGCGAAAGAATCGTCTCGCTTGTCCGAGATTATGATCGCCAACCCAATCGCGGTGAAGGCAGACCTCGGGCTAAGCGATCTGGACTCGTACTTCGCGGAGCACGCCTTCCTCGGCGCGCCCGTCGTCGATGAGGACAACCGGCTGCTCGGCGTGGTCAGCCGTCAGGCGGTGGATCAGGCGACCCAGGACCAAGCGAACAGCGACTTCCGCCGGTCGATGGGCGTGGTCGTCGAGGAACTGCGCTCCATGCCGACTCTGCGCCGCAGCCGGATGCGGCTCTCGTGGCTGAGCGTGAACATTGTGCTGAACGTGATCGCCGCGAGTGTGATCGCCGCTTATCAGGACACGCTCAGCAGGGTGATCGCTCTGGCGGTCTTCCTGCCGATCATCAGCGACATGTCGGGCTGCAGCGGTAACCAGTCGGTCGCCGTCAGCATGCGCGAGCTCTCGCTCGGGCTGATCCGCCCCAAGGAGTGGCTCCGCGTCTGGAGCAAGGAGGCGGGCGTCGGGCTGATCAACGGGCTCGTGCTGGGCGGCCTGCTGGGCGTCGTCGCGGGCATCTACGGGGACAACGCGTGGCTCGGCCTCGTTGTCGGCGGGGCGCTCGCCATCAACACGCTGGTCGCGGTCTTGCTGGGGGCGATCATGCCGCTGGCTTTGAAGCTCGCCCGTGTCGATCCGGCGCTCGCTTCGAGCCCGATCCTCACGACCGTCACCGACATGTGCGGTTTCTTCGCGGCGCTAAGCTTAGCGACGCTCATGCTCGACAGGTTAGTCTAG
- a CDS encoding outer membrane biogenesis protein BamB has protein sequence MSRILLAATSVLMAASLVVAADWPNYRGPDSNTAVPAGDYPLDLTPDKNVVWRIDLPGEGTSSPIVLGDAIFLTSEVDGKDTVASYGLDSQPRWTKSLGPGAEAKHRNATGANPSPATDGERLFVYYKSGLLAALSLGGEELWRVNLQEQYGENTLWWDLGTSPVVTPAGVLIAVMQAGDSYLVTLDAATGEVAWKTPRQFDRPEESDQSYTTPIVADLPRGKTIVTFGADHLTGHDPLTGEQLFVCGGFNPNDEAMWRVIGSPTIGGDIAVVTYGRGEFMAGVKLAGSGDITETARLWTRQGVGADVPCPVIGGERVYQLGDKGVLTCLDLNTGETLRSSKLPRSRQAYYATPLMVGNWLYCVREDGEGHTLVAHDTAEILGEIDLGDDTVVTPVPVGHNRLLVRTRHRLYLFGKD, from the coding sequence ATGAGTCGAATTCTGCTGGCAGCGACTTCCGTCCTGATGGCCGCGTCGCTTGTGGTGGCGGCGGATTGGCCGAACTACCGCGGTCCCGACTCGAACACCGCCGTGCCCGCGGGCGACTACCCGCTCGATCTGACGCCGGACAAGAACGTCGTGTGGCGCATCGATCTGCCGGGGGAGGGAACTTCCTCCCCGATCGTTCTCGGGGACGCGATCTTCCTGACGAGCGAAGTCGATGGCAAGGACACGGTCGCTTCGTACGGTCTGGACAGCCAACCACGATGGACCAAGAGCCTCGGCCCCGGCGCCGAGGCCAAGCACCGCAACGCGACGGGCGCCAACCCCTCGCCGGCGACCGACGGCGAGCGGCTCTTTGTCTACTACAAGAGCGGCTTGCTCGCCGCGTTGTCGCTCGGGGGCGAGGAGCTGTGGCGGGTCAACCTGCAAGAGCAGTACGGCGAGAACACGCTGTGGTGGGACTTGGGCACCTCGCCGGTGGTGACGCCGGCGGGCGTGCTGATCGCGGTCATGCAGGCGGGCGACTCGTACCTGGTCACGCTCGACGCGGCGACCGGCGAGGTCGCCTGGAAGACTCCCCGGCAGTTCGACCGCCCCGAGGAATCGGACCAGAGCTACACCACGCCGATCGTGGCCGACCTGCCGCGCGGCAAGACGATCGTCACCTTCGGCGCTGACCACCTGACCGGGCACGACCCGCTGACCGGCGAGCAACTGTTTGTCTGCGGCGGGTTCAACCCGAACGACGAAGCGATGTGGCGCGTGATCGGCTCGCCGACCATCGGGGGCGACATCGCTGTGGTCACGTACGGCCGGGGCGAATTCATGGCCGGCGTCAAGCTGGCGGGGAGCGGCGACATCACCGAGACGGCGCGTCTCTGGACCCGCCAAGGCGTCGGCGCCGACGTGCCGTGTCCCGTGATCGGCGGAGAGCGGGTCTATCAGCTCGGCGACAAGGGCGTACTCACTTGCCTCGACCTGAACACCGGCGAAACCCTCCGGTCCTCAAAGCTCCCGCGCAGCCGCCAAGCCTACTACGCCACGCCGCTGATGGTGGGCAACTGGCTCTACTGTGTGCGAGAAGACGGCGAAGGACACACGCTCGTGGCTCACGACACAGCCGAGATACTCGGCGAGATCGACCTCGGCGACGACACCGTCGTCACCCCCGTGCCAGTCGGCCACAACCGCTTGCTGGTCCGCACCCGCCATCGGCTCTACCTCTTCGGCAAGGACTGA
- the alsT gene encoding Amino-acid carrier protein AlsT: MPFQVLRLLGIALLGACLLSSQAIAQETDDVQPDPPAVAESAAEVAEGTADWMQQVDGFFGEWIVGPMYSFLFYDLGQYVGSEQTVPAVVAWLAIGAIFLTIRMGFINLRAFVHAIRVTKGDYDDDDDTGEVTHFQALSSALSATVGLGNIGSVAVAVGLGGPGAIFWMVMCGLFGMSSKFTECTLGQMYRRVDEDGHVSGGPMRYLREGLADMRLGWLGGPLAALFAVLCIGASFGGGCAFQVSQSRLAVNEALIGGMGFTPDALADTRWIYGLVMAALVGVVIIGGIRRIAATAEKIVPLMCVVYVITAVVILAMNYDKIGEAIGQILSLAWAKESVFGGAIGAAMMGIQRAAFSNEAGIGSAAIAHSAAKTKYPIREGIVALLEPFIDTVVICTMTGLVIVITGVCTDPANAAAVEGKEGATLTSLAFSSAVPWFKYVLAVAVLLFAYSTMISWSYYGERCANYLFGAGASLPYRLLFLAAVFFGAVIDASNVLDFSDLMILAMAVPNLIGLYLMSGKVKLKLDDYWQAYKLGDFEKTA, encoded by the coding sequence ATGCCCTTCCAGGTACTCCGCTTGCTCGGAATCGCCCTGCTGGGCGCTTGCCTGCTCAGCTCCCAGGCGATCGCCCAGGAGACCGACGACGTGCAGCCCGACCCGCCCGCCGTAGCTGAAAGTGCCGCGGAGGTCGCCGAAGGCACCGCCGATTGGATGCAGCAGGTGGACGGCTTCTTTGGCGAGTGGATCGTTGGGCCGATGTACTCGTTCTTGTTCTACGACCTAGGGCAATACGTCGGCTCCGAGCAAACCGTGCCCGCCGTCGTGGCGTGGCTGGCGATCGGCGCCATCTTCCTCACGATCCGCATGGGCTTCATCAACCTGCGCGCTTTCGTGCACGCCATCCGGGTCACCAAGGGGGACTACGACGACGATGACGACACGGGCGAGGTCACGCACTTTCAAGCTTTGTCGAGTGCGTTGTCGGCGACGGTCGGCCTTGGCAATATCGGCAGCGTCGCGGTGGCGGTAGGCCTCGGCGGGCCGGGCGCGATCTTCTGGATGGTCATGTGTGGCTTGTTCGGCATGAGCAGCAAGTTCACCGAGTGCACCCTCGGGCAGATGTACCGGCGGGTTGACGAGGACGGGCACGTCTCCGGCGGCCCGATGCGTTACTTGAGAGAGGGGCTCGCCGACATGCGGTTGGGGTGGCTTGGCGGTCCGCTTGCGGCGCTGTTCGCGGTGCTTTGCATCGGCGCCTCGTTCGGCGGGGGTTGCGCGTTCCAAGTCTCACAGTCGCGGCTCGCCGTGAACGAGGCCTTGATCGGTGGGATGGGGTTCACCCCCGACGCCCTCGCCGACACACGCTGGATCTACGGCTTGGTGATGGCGGCCCTGGTCGGCGTTGTCATCATCGGCGGCATCCGCCGCATCGCGGCAACCGCCGAGAAGATCGTGCCACTCATGTGTGTGGTTTATGTGATCACTGCGGTTGTCATCCTCGCGATGAATTACGACAAGATCGGTGAGGCGATCGGTCAGATACTCAGCCTCGCCTGGGCCAAAGAGAGTGTCTTTGGCGGTGCGATTGGCGCCGCGATGATGGGCATCCAGCGAGCCGCCTTCTCGAACGAGGCGGGCATCGGCTCCGCGGCTATCGCTCACTCCGCGGCGAAGACCAAGTACCCGATTCGCGAGGGAATCGTCGCCCTGTTGGAGCCGTTCATTGACACGGTCGTCATCTGCACGATGACCGGTTTGGTGATCGTGATCACGGGGGTCTGCACCGACCCCGCGAACGCGGCGGCTGTTGAAGGCAAGGAGGGCGCGACCCTCACCAGCCTCGCGTTCAGCTCCGCGGTCCCCTGGTTCAAGTACGTCCTGGCGGTCGCTGTCCTCTTGTTCGCCTACTCGACGATGATCAGCTGGAGCTACTACGGAGAACGCTGCGCCAACTACCTCTTCGGGGCGGGCGCCTCCCTCCCCTACCGGCTGCTCTTCTTGGCCGCCGTCTTCTTCGGGGCGGTGATCGACGCCTCGAACGTGCTGGATTTCAGCGACCTGATGATCCTGGCGATGGCCGTTCCGAACCTGATCGGCCTCTACCTGATGAGCGGCAAGGTCAAGCTCAAGCTCGACGACTACTGGCAGGCGTACAAGCTCGGCGACTTCGAGAAGACGGCCTGA